Proteins encoded within one genomic window of Glandiceps talaboti chromosome 3, keGlaTala1.1, whole genome shotgun sequence:
- the LOC144432676 gene encoding adhesion G-protein coupled receptor G2-like: MYLLLIKVFDTYIKRFMVKFCLIGWVIPLVIVSITLAIDTDNYGYQNKKICWLSRNAMFGAFLAPVCLVIVFNSIIYCRVIYQICGLNSKALTANERFTITAQLRAAIGFMVILGLTWILAIFAIGDAGLVVLYLFAIFNTLQGLFIFTFHCAMKKEIQNGWKKTFCKCMDNKYKSDATDSSGKSALKYRVNSDTNETDVKMDSSTASTDNLYHRNGNMTSNGDVTAKCSGL; encoded by the exons ATGTATCTTTTACTCATCAAAGTATTCGACACGTACATAAAACGATTCATGGTCAAGTTTTGTCTGATTGGGTGGG TTATTCCATTGGTTATTGTCAGCATAACCTTGGCAATTGACACAGATAACTATGGAtaccaaaacaaaaaaat CTGTTGGCTGTCTAGAAATGCGATGTTCGGTGCCTTCCTGGCCCCAGTGTGTTTGGTCATTGTCTTCAATAGTATTATCTACTGCCGTGTCATCTACCAAATATGTGGACTGAACTCCAAAGCACTGACAGCCAATGAACGATTTACAATAACAGCACAGTTGAGGGCTGCCATCGGCTTTATGGTGATCCTGGGACTTACGTGGATACTAGCCATCTTTGCTATCGGTGATGCAGGTTTAGTCGTCTTGTATCTGTTCGCCATATTCAACACTCTCCAAggattgtttatttttacatttcactGTGCCATGAAGAAAGAAATTCAAAACGGGTGGAAAAAGACGTTCTGTAAGTGTATGGACAATAAATATAAATCAG ATGCTACTGACTCATCAGGGAAGTCAGCACTCAAATATCGTGTTAACAGTGATACGAATGAGACAGATGTTAAGATGG ATTCTTCAACTGCATCTACAGACAATTTGTACCATAGGAATGGGAATATGACCTCAAATGGTGACGTCACAGCTAAATGTTCAGGACTGTAG